Within the Eucalyptus grandis isolate ANBG69807.140 chromosome 1, ASM1654582v1, whole genome shotgun sequence genome, the region CCGCCGCCGAGATCTCCCGGACGCTGAAGCCCGAAGGGTATGCGGTTTTCCATGTGAGGGCTAACGATACGTACAGTTTCGATTCGttcattgatttgttcaattGCTGCCGGCTAGTGAGATCGCGTGATTTGGCCGGTTTTGATACTTCATTGCCTAAGATACGTGAGATTGTTCTGAAGAAAGTTAGCGATTTTAGCATTCTTAGCCACCCAGTGAAGAATTCAGGTGGCGATTCTGTGAATAAGTGTTCGGTCTCGGATAGTAGGCGGAAATTGATCCGGGACGCCGAGCCATTGATTGTAGAGGAGCCATTGAAGCCATGGATTACACTGAAGAGGAATATCAAGAACATAAAGTATCTGCCGTCCATGGTCGATATCAGTTTCAGGAATAGGTATGTTTATGTAGATGTCGGAGCTCGGGGTTACGGCTCTAGTATAGTCAGTTGGTTTAGAAAGCAATACCCGAAACAGAACAAGACCTTCGAAGTGTATGCTATTGAGGCCGATGAGCATTTCTATGCGGAATACAAGTCGAAAAAGCATGTCACTTTGCTGCCGTATGCTGCTTGGGTGAAGAATGAGACTCTGTCCTTCGAAATAAACCGAGACCCGGGTCAGAAATCCGAGGACAAAGGTAGAGGGATGGGCAGGATTCAGCCGGTTCAGTCCTCGAGCAATGGAGAGGTGGCTAAGATCCAGGGATTCGATTTCGCGGAATGGTTGAAGAACACTGTTTCGGAGAAGGATTTCGTGGTGATGAAGATGGATGTGGAGGGGACAGAGTTTGATTTGATCCCGAGGCTGATCGAGACTGGGGCAATCTGTTTGATCGACGAACTGTTTCTCGAGTGCCATTACAACAGATGGCAGAGATGCTGTCCCGGCGAGAGAAGCTCCAAGTACGAGAAAACGTATGGGCAATGCCTGGATCTCTTCACATCCCTGAGACAGAGTGGAGTTCTTGTTCATCAATGGTGGTAGTAACTCTTTGGAAACAAGCAACATCATTGCCAATGCTCACCATGTGTTCTCTTTTGATGCTGTGTTTCTCCTCTTACTGTTACATTGTACTGCTTCAGTTTAGGCTTTTTGTCCTGGATATTACTCATTGTATGAAGTCCTGTAGTGAAATACCTCGAATGAAACACGACGAATTGATGGTTTTCTCCTCTTGCGATCGAATCGAATGTGGCACTCGTCCTGTTCATTTCGCAGCTTCTCCTTCAGCTTGTGAACTGGTTAGGCATACAGATTCTGTGGCTTTAGCTGTTGCTACCTTGCCTTAGAAGCTTGGTTCCATGGATTCGTTGCCACTTACCGTATTTGCTTTATGTCCTTTTCGCGAATTGAGGACCACATGTGGGAGTGGGTAGTCGTgttcattctttaggataaaACAGTGAAATATTATCCTTCCCCTTTCCCCCTCAACCTTTAGTTGCCATTAGCTCATCACGTTTGCTGCTAATTGCAAGTAGCCGTTGAGGACCAAgtttcccccctctctctctctctctaagcttGAGGTTTTTAGGTTTGGTTGAGTTTTGGACATTTAAGGGCATGGAGGGCCCTAGCCCAACTGGCCGATACACGAGGAAGCTGGGCATTCAAAAAGTATGGTTGTGCTGTTTTGTCAAAAGTGGAGGGCACTAGAAATTATCATATTAATGTCGGGCGTATGCTAAATTGGGATCTGTACCATACAAGATGGCGAGTCTCGTCAAATCTGACGGTCTGGGTTGAATTCATTATATGTACTAACTTGATGAAAGTACAGACTCCAGAGGGGCGGGGCTCTTTTGGCTTGTCTTGCCTGAGAGTTAAGGGCATCTCTGGTATGTCCCGCTGTCTGTCATGTCATGCTGTATTCCTCTTTTCCATTGATTGCGATGTAATCTGTTATTCCGGTTGGCCTGCAGTTTCCCATCCTTTGCTCTTTCGAGGGGCCCATTTTGCAGCCTCTTTTGCCATGGAGGGGTTcatcaatattttctcctatggACTTTTGTCGGAAAGTGCCTCAAGAAGCAACCAACTAAAGCAATGTCGTAATTCTTAATGCATCGACTGTACCAATATGTGCAGAATCAATACTTAGATCTTTCCTTGTTAAGCATGTTCAATAAGCATCTCGAGACACTCGTGAATAAcacattttttgctttttcgcATAGGTGCAAGTCGGATTGGTATCTTCAGGGCAACAGTGTACTATCTGATTTGGTCAGTTTCTCATATTTTAATTGGGTCTTTTGTGAACAGTTGGGTTGAAGCTTAGAGAAGTTTCTTTCGGTATGTTCCCGACAACAAACATCACCAAGGAGGCTCTGGAGTGAGTTTGCCGACCAGAATTCAGGATGCATTCCACAAGTAAGCTTCCCTGCTCAGCCGCGAAGGATCTTCGATCACGGGCCTCGACGGCCTGATTTCCCCCCGATGGACAGGTTCGGGTGATGATTTTAGACCCTTGAGGTTTTACCCAAACCAAGCGACTTTGAGTACTATTTAGGGCATAGATTGGCTTGCACGAGAGGTGACCATTTCCAGGACCTGCCCAAACCTGGTAGATCCATCgaacctaattttaggtggaTTTAAGGATTTTCCTCCTTCACTGATCATGAATGATCTTATGCGACGATTTTCACTCTTGATGACGTAGAGTCGATGGCTCAGCCTATTGCTTTGGCAAGTGTGGCTTTGATCCAATTAGATGCACTGAATGTGTTTCGCCCTATTGCAACTAAGTCAATTATTGGCACTTTGGAAGATCAGAAAGCTGAAGTCCCAATGCAAGACGCAATTTAGATTGGTAAATCATATTCTAAACCTTGCGAGGAATTTTTAGCCTTGATAGGCAAATGGACAAGTAAGCTCTGAGCGATTGACTCagtcaaatttcttttttcctcattaATGTTGTGCTATCTAAATTCTAAATTGGATCTGAAAGATATCAGTATAGTAGAATAACAAAGGTTCGGTGAATATAATCTTGAAATTACAGTGATCTTAACGACATCGGTGAGGTACTATAGAGTGCAAGAAGGTTGGTGATAACAATGACCTTTGAATGAACTCATGATTGACTTGGTAAATGATTGAATTAGGCAGCGCCGACAAGTGCTAATAATCATGTTAGATGATGACCAATTGCATGATGAAATAATGAATCATATTTAATTTGCTTGAGTCTCTCGTAATTCAAGTCCAAAAGACTTAATCCCCtactataaattaattaaaggtCAATTACCCAATCCACATACCTGCTCCTAGTTCTCATTTTCCAATTCCTGCTTGACACTTGTTTgggggcaaaagaacgcttcaagtgccataactttgcccaaagggacacttaagtgccataacttacgaaaggtacacttaagtgccacattttaagaaaagtgggacactgagtgccatctccggcgaagttggccggaaatcatacgtggcattaaaatattaatatctctCGCCGATGTGTCTCGCGGAGAGCGAGTCACCAAATTAACCCCAAACGACGTCGTTACGGTGTTCGCCCAAAATAGACCCCTTAAATCAGCGAAAACGCCGTCGTCTTCCCCATTTGccctaaatctaaaaccctaaatcgggtAAAATGCTATTGAAGCGCTGGAGCCCTAATCCCGCATCCTAAttcgatttgccccaaattctaccaccgaatattggaaatggagagcaagaCTTTCAGCACGGCTCAAATTTCTCTCgtcgaagcgaaggagaaggcgagcATTTCGATTCTCGTGGGTttccaagtccaagaagaacatcgtggactcaaacgaatcccgggagaagattctatggatgtgcccgatacgagaaggctcgaagtgcaaatacttcaaatgggtcgatGCGAAATTCTCTCACCGAGCCACACAGGgtgatattggacctacttgatggatgtcatcaacctccatctacgcttgtggacgacttggacgatgttgactcaatgcaagctcaagctcaagcatcttctgttaaccatttgaagaacgaagttgcaaaaaatgaaaattgaacggaagtgttaccaagcgtttatTGTGTTATTGTTTCTTTGGCTatcctactttatgatgaaatgtaatgGACTCGGAAGATGAACAGAAGTTTCTCCAACCGCCATAGTTGTAAATGTGTGGGgaaatgtacttgttttgaatgaatgaatgaatgatttcgagagtttttgcttattctcaaatataaatcaatgatgatggaatgtatattatgtcgatgtgttgtggtgactattttacttgaattgaatgtaaaCCAAAGAAAATGTGTAAACCAGCACTTCTCTATTTTGCTGCAAACCATATACATAGAATAAACACGAGTGATTATTCGAGTACTATAAGTTGTAtctagtgatcacttaagtgccggTCGTGATAGACAAAgagtcatttaagtgtcaagttattattaaaggatcacttaagtgccacttgttattaaaagtgaacacttaagtgctaggttttttagaatgtgatcggttaagtggcatttttttttgtacacaTCGGCTACTACCAGCCACCACCGCCCACCACCGGCCACCATCTCCACCATCATCACCACTGGCATCCCAAGCATCCACTtgagccaccaccaccaccactatgCTGGTGGTATGTTGCTTGCATAAGTTGTTCTTACACCGACTTGCAGACAAGCACTACTGTGCAAGCCGTGCATATTGCACATACATCTTGCACCAAAGTGCGGCAAAACCTCCAACCCAACCCACTACCACCGGGCTTTTCACCAGcaaccaccaccagccacacgagCACCCTACCACCGTCATATATCCACCACCGAAGTAgcaataagtaaaagaaaaaacaaaaaaaagaaaaagaaaaaagaaacaggcATGCCAAAAATGATAAGCAACAACGGTTgttccattgattttgaacaTCTGTCTCACAAAGTCAATGACAAATGAGTACTCACAAACTCAACTAACTCAATGACaaagtattataaaaaaaaaaaaaaaaaaaaacatccctAAGATGTTTACAATCGACTCATCAGCCCCACAAACCATATCACatcccatttcatcaatcatcaatatgcacaatgcctcCTGTTCGTGCTCGTTTTGATGGACTTCGCACTGATTCATAATCCTTGCACTTTTTCTAACTGGACGTGAGACTTCTTCTTGGTTTGTCTTGGGATGCGTTGAGTCGATGGAGCTGCAATTGTCCTAGGCCGAACCGATTCGAAGAGCTGCAACTCGTTGTAGGCTCAATCCGATTCGGATGGACCCGCAACGggttcttcttactcttctttcttgttggcgcagcaatgtcttcttctttgttggtgcagccgttgattcttgagttcggccttgagagataagaatCTCCGAACTTCTCCCGgagcttcaaaaagaaaactcaattatcaacaaaagtttgcactataaattaaattaaatgcagcctataaaacttacattaagaataacAGTTCCAGAACGGTCATCTGTATAAAGgccataaccatattgtttaagcctcttcccaagagcccctcttgttcgaAGGGGAGCATCACTTTGAGGTACTTGTGATTGGTTGCCTCTTCTTCtcgcatgtgattttttttcggCTCTTGTGGCTGTTCAGCTACAGAAGGGGCTTCTTCGGCCAATTCTTCAGCTAGGCGTCTTGTAGATGGCCTTCTTACAGGTGGCTCTTGATTTGGCTTTGGCTTTCTTCTGGTTGTTTTTCTAGTTACACCTTCGGTAGGCTTTGGTGGTGGCCCTTGTGATGACCCTTCTAGCGGCCTTTGTGATGATcttggtgatggatcttgtggtggCCCTTCGCTTGGGCCCTCTATTAGCGGCCGAGCTCTAGCTTGTTTTCTTCGAACTCCGAGAAAAGGCAAAGGACATCATAAATATTAGAAcgtaaatgaaaagtaaactcAAATCATTTAACCGATCGGGTATTTTTTCTCTCGTTGCTGAAGAACATCGACTTAACTGCCCTCTAGTTGTTTTAGCCAATCTGCAGTGGCTGTCTTTCACCTTCGGTTCTTTGAACATGCCATTCATTTTCGGTATAATAGGGGCTTCGGCCAATTCTTCACGTGTCACCGTGAcgacaaagacaaaaacattacatatatgtcacttatatctatgtacatattcataacaaaccataaaccaacataaacacaattgtcatgactAATCAAGTTTATTGTCGTCGATTGAAGAACAGTCGAGTCACTTCGCCTTTCTGTTTCTCCTTCTCCAACCgtcccttcactaggcccttcggTTGGCCTCAATTGTTCCCGCTTCTTTTTAATTGACAACCCTTAATATTATGCCCTGCTATGTGGCGAAAGAGCACTTTACCGTACACCCGTCCTATTCATCCTATGGTGACATGAGTCCTCTCCCTccgtcattttccttttttctttggtcttcccattctcttctttagtggcaaaggttgaggtgcttcgcGTTACGTTGGCTCCcagaacttgctacttctaattggctgcaaCATAAATTGATACGAAGCAAGATATTTCTGtttcttgtaccaatcatcaaggtagtcttcgtgttgtggcccttcaattgaattgcacatatggcatgtgcacaaggaattccactgagttgccatgctctacatgaacacttcatcgtacctaaatggacaacatacttatcggaacccttcattatctcatatccttcatccccattccaaatgggatgacaatacctacttgctaagttgtcatccaatttcttagcaatcctaggaccatattgcTTAGTCCACTTTGCGGTGTCATCTCTTTGTCTCGTGCAGCCGAGTCATGACCAAACGCGtatgtcttcaagcatcgaGATAATTGGTTTACATCTAGCATGtattatcctcccattgaatgCTTCGCAGATGTTGTTATCAATGTTATCACACTTGAATTCCTCGCTGAAGAACGCCCTACACCAATGCTTCGGGTCTGTTTGGAACAGTGCATCATAACCATCCTTTGTTAATTGAagcatcttttctttggccacCCTAAAGTCAGCCATATTCGTGCTCTTTGCTAGCTGCCAAAATTGCGACTGCAACTTGTCCCCTTTATAGAtctttgcccaatttgcgtatatgtgtcgcgcacacattcgatgttcagcataaGGCAACAAATAGCTATTGCGGGAACAAGTCCAcgcaataattgaaaatataaaaaaaaaaaagtaaacaaatgacatgttgatatcaaaaagcaaacattaccttaaaagtttataaaagcaaacattaccttttgttggtcgctcatgaacgcccaccctgccccatttgttatctccaaatcgagtcatcaaattttttaggaacccggaccaattgtccttgttctctaccttCACAACAGCCTGACCCAAGCCGGAAAACATTTGGttgtttgcatctcttccaattgcaGCCGAGTAATTCTCCTTGCATAAGCCCTTCAAAAACACccatccaatcctataatccgtctacaaccgGATAAAAAcctcgtttgcatgcatcgaaACAAACATAGAGTTTATCAAACTTCGTCCCAACATCGGGAAGTGGTCTCTCCACGACCTCGAGATACACTCTACTTCCCGtgttttgcagcctacactcctaAGCATAGTCCCACAACTGTCCATATTCACTGCTGTATTGaccaatgagtatcttcatcaccttttgcttcgatcttttacattgatttctagatatattgatgcctacctgctccttcaccagcatcctgAATTGAGTACTATTCATCTGAGGCATCagcttaatcaattcaaagaagtgcttcgataaccatgcacttgttactcttttattctcaaaattaatggaacaagtatgttcctcttcGTAGGCTCTAATGGGAAAGATCCAGTTTTCCTAACAAATGCGCCatagatcttccatggacaattttgctgcgaacacctagctcttacaaaggtcttagtgtttctaatgaagtcaatgttcctttgtgcagcaatggagatCTTCAAGTATAGCTTCCTAAATTGTTTagcatcatgaaatttcatgcctaccgacaaagtgggagaggcaacagatggatcataagaaggaaacttacttttccttttccttctatgcataggtccttcatcttcttcaagctcatcccGAAGTAGCATTCTCGACGCTTTCTTCATAGTCGGTCTCCTCGCCAAGAAAGCACCAAAGATCCGTATGGCCTTCGGTCTGTTTGGAACGTCCTCGGCTACTTGCAAAGCTGCAAACTTAGCTGTCAAAAAATCCCTTCGCTGTATTCTTGACTGTACAAGCTCTCGTCGTCAGTcatcacttataaaattttcagcaaGCAAccttccatcatcatcatcagttgattcagctacttcccaatctaatccagagattgtgacatcacctatgtcatcatcactttggtgaactgcATCTGCACTTCTCTCATGTTCATCATATCTTTCCTGCCCTCCTTCGTCCCTAACGTCAGtactaccttgaataccatctccttcTTGTCCTACTTCGGCactctctccatcatcatcttcatcctcactttcactattgtactcaacaaatatttttacctcttcaccatgaagataatggtatagaacatcctaagaccattatcatcttctaagcATCTCAAACCTTCGGCCAAGTCTTTCCCGAGAATACAATACAGCAAAGCTTCgaactttacaaggcaaataagtgTTTATATCCCTAAGaaatcctatataagatgctttctttatatccacaaagatggtgccctcatttccaccctcatactcccactcatcctccccaatcacaaattcCCCATTGTAGCAAACTATAACAGCGACATAATCCTTGTCATGCGCCATTACTGCactaagaacaagaaaaagaatcattagTTTTGGGAccactagacaattgcacaTGCGAGTCCCTCCACTCTCATGGACTTTAGTAAATAGAGGTCCCACACTGAAAATATGCCCCTACATGACagccaaaaaagccaaaaagagtttggcactttaattatttgccttccTTTTCCTTAAAATATTAAACAAAACAGAGGTCCCCACAAGAATCACAGCCCAAGCATGTCTCTTGCACTAAACGTGCGATGTGAGAGAATGTACATTAACTTAAGCAAATCAAAGCATATCATACTATaacatcaacttaatcaaatcacagcaggattatgttcttattcaagattttggattgataaACATACCCTATACAACAATCACAGCAGGGTTTTCAATTGATAAACATACCCTATACAGCAATCACAGCAGGGTGGTTTAAAGACATACCTTATACAAATCACAAACGGGTGGTTCAAGGCGAACCCTATATACTCTCAAGCGGGTGGTTCAAGAACTTagttttttctcaaaatggcATTAGTCACCTGCTTTACTAAGATGCTCTTAAGGAGATGCATAGATCACTGTCTAACAATCACATACTCGACATTAGCTTGAAAGACAAATTCaccaaaataatgagaaatctgGTTTCTTTGTGTAATGTCGGAAGTTTTAGTTGAAGTGTATTAACACAAATTCCATCGAGctgtaataaaataattgagccctaattaaataatcgagcgaaccctaattaaataatcgagccctaatttcatcataGGGAGGGGGAGAATGAGCCAAACCTCGGGACGACGACAATGGCGACCGACGACGGCAACCGATGATGGTGAGCggtgagcggcgacggcgaccaaCAATGGCGGCGACGACGGTGACCGATGACTAGCTCTAGGCGTGAACGGCGACGGAGAAGGGCTGTGATCTACCGTGAACGCGGACGGCGAGGAACGGCGTTAGGTCAGCcaaccctaattaaataatcgatcgagccctaattaaataatcgagccctaattaaataatcaagccctaatttcatcacaggggagggggagaagggatCGAACCTAGATGAGCGACGATGGTCAGTGGTGACGACGACCAacgatggtgagcggtgagTGGCGACGGCAACAAACAGCGGCGGCGAAGACGGCGGCCGATGACCAGCTACGGGCGTGAACGGCGACGGAGAGAAAGGCCTTCGATCGACCGTCAATGCGAACGGGAGGAACGACGTTTAGGTCATTGCACAATGACCTAAACGATGTCGTTTAGTTCAACGCACTCAATGTGGATGGGCGACGTCGTTTTGTCGTCCACGtcgcctttaaaaaaaaaaaaaacatttgccacATCGGTAAAAGAAGTCGCCGAAaatcgccggaaaatgccacgtatgcaatttggccggattttggccggattggcactcaagtgatccctttagctcgattttggcacttaagtgtacctttcgtaaattatggcacttaagtgtcctttttgggcaaagttaaggcacttgaggggtccgcacgtccttGTTTGGGAGATGACTTTTTCCAATCTTTGGAGTTGCTAGCCGCCTCGGATAACACATCTTATCGTTTTATTGGAACTCATAGTTAgatacttttcaaaatttaagatgTAAAATCTCATTTCTTTAAATAACAAATCCCAATTTCATTTTTAGCATTACAAATGGaaataaaattcatatggaaTTTACTttccgtttaaaaaaaaaaagataaagtgaCATTTATTGTATGTGGTGTCTCTAAATCTAGACAGAAAAAGGATAAGTGTGCATGATTCCTTATTTTGTCGATTCTTTAGTATCTCATACACTATCTTcccaaaaatgcaataaatctaCGAAGAAGGAATAAGAATCTTTGCCAAATTTTccccaattaaaaaaattaattatttctaaattataAGGATATGCAGAACTTGATGGCATGCCATTTGTTTAGTAGCACGTACAAATTTAATTCCATAGGGATTACTGTAAATTTAGCAACAtgattgattttgtga harbors:
- the LOC120295789 gene encoding uncharacterized protein LOC120295789, with protein sequence MEPLPAKPGSPSVRSVLVRALLAGVLLFLLRFAYVVTTAGESCRLADFCFLSPDDLNLVISASAVSAASAANSPAPHRRRQRREDWTSAVRFYGAAFRDLASEGSAAAPRPCASSPGAGRTCSPWKEIGVADAIGVSRKAARPLVISGRPHRLPFRDGAFDFVFAGGGRFDGVPRPLDAAAEISRTLKPEGYAVFHVRANDTYSFDSFIDLFNCCRLVRSRDLAGFDTSLPKIREIVLKKVSDFSILSHPVKNSGGDSVNKCSVSDSRRKLIRDAEPLIVEEPLKPWITLKRNIKNIKYLPSMVDISFRNRYVYVDVGARGYGSSIVSWFRKQYPKQNKTFEVYAIEADEHFYAEYKSKKHVTLLPYAAWVKNETLSFEINRDPGQKSEDKGRGMGRIQPVQSSSNGEVAKIQGFDFAEWLKNTVSEKDFVVMKMDVEGTEFDLIPRLIETGAICLIDELFLECHYNRWQRCCPGERSSKYEKTYGQCLDLFTSLRQSGVLVHQWW